The following are encoded together in the Coffea arabica cultivar ET-39 chromosome 1c, Coffea Arabica ET-39 HiFi, whole genome shotgun sequence genome:
- the LOC113741824 gene encoding 5'-3' exoribonuclease 3-like isoform X6 translates to MGVPSFFRWLVQKYPKIVSDANSDENHHGLEFDNLYLDMNGIIHPCFHPEDMLFPPSTFEDVFSNIYDYIDQLFNIVKPRKLLYMAIDGVAPRAKMNQQRARRFRTAKDNEAAEEVETKLRKKFEREGKKVLPREESELSDSNIITPGTEFMYLLSKKLQNYIKRRMTNDSRWSKIKVILSDANVPSEGEHKIMSFIRAQRSSEGYDPNTQHCLYGLDADLIMLALATHEVHFSILREDVLVQEEILNGVSELERSAHKAESYSGKCRGWFKQVVDKSESLPKPASCHIEVVSASEKSDSCSEASKKLNRRLPVMKKPFQYLHIWLLREYLHIDLNISDPPENLNIDLERIIDDFIFICFFTGNDFLPHMPTLEIHEGAIDLLMYVYKKEMKNLGGYLVDTHWIEDKKGRYIKLKRVEKFILSVGEYEEKIFKKRLEIKERKLRRIQSELLNAQDTEDDGSIEANLWSSLGNTDNAFQDRKVSEIVDSTSGLDEKDISLTDYSEVLNNTKELMQELKDRIQHQSDTFRNGGVISDKVKLGVQGWKKRYYEVKFSAKTDEVEQRRRSLVAKYTEGLCWVLKYYFSGVPSWTWFYPFHYGPFASDLKGLTQVNVKFQKGLPLKPFDQLLAVLPPKSCHALPEAYKRLMVDADSSILEFYPARFETDADGKRFMWQAICKLPFIQEDRLLVETKKAETELKDHEKERNAETADQLFIGSSSGLGEQISSVYKNCTSFMPNDYIKINDMLKFLHCA, encoded by the exons ATGGGAGTTCCATCATTTTTCCGATGGTTAGTTCAAAAATATCCAAAGATAGTATCTGATGCTAATTCAGATGAAAATCACCATGGCTTAGAGTTCGATAATCTTTACCTTGACATGAATGGAATCATTCATCCCTGTTTCCATCCAGAAGATATG TTGTTTCCTCCTAGTACATTTGAAGATGTGTTCTCCAACATCTACGACTATATCGACCAACTCTTCAACATCGTTAAACCCCGTAAACTTTTGTACATGGCCATAG ATGGGGTGGCTCCCCGAGCCAAGATGAATCAACAAAGAGCAAGACGGTTTCGAACCGCAAAGGATAATGAAGCTGCT GAAGAGGTGGAAACGAAGCTGAGGAAAAAATTtgaaagggaaggcaagaagGTTTTGCCTAGAGAAGAATCAGAATTGTCTGATTCCAATATTATCACTCCAGGCACAGAATTTATGTACTTATTGTCTAAGAAACTGCAAAACTATATTAAGCGCCGGATGACTAATGATTCGCgctggagcaaaatcaag GTGATTCTCTCGGATGCAAATGTTCCTAGCGAAGGGGAACATAAGATAATGTCTTTCATTCGTGCTCAGCGCAGCAGTGAAGGTTATGATCCGAATACCCAGCATTGTCTATATGGCCTG GACGCTGATTTAATCATGCTTGCTTTGGCAACGCATGAGGTGCATTTTTCGATATTGAGAGAG GATGTTCTTGTTCAGGAGGAAATATTAAATGGAGTGTCAGAACTTGAACGTAGTGCCCACAAAGCAGAATCATATTCAGGAAAGTGTAGGGGATGGTTTAAGCAG GTTGTAGACAAGTCAGAATCACTGCCAAAGCCCGCTTCCTGCCACATTGAGGTAGTATCAGCGTCAGAGAAATCAGACAGTTGCAGTGAAGCGAGCAAAAAATTAAATAGAAGATTGCCTGTGATGAAAAAACCTTTTCAG TATTTGCATATCTGGCTCCTCAGGGAGTACCTGCATATCGATCTGAACATAAGCGATCCTCCTGAGAATCTGAACATAGATTTGGAGCGTATAATTGATGACTTCATATTCATCTGTTTCTTCACTGGCAATGACTTCTTACCCCACATGCCCACTCTAGAAATCCATGAG GGTGCAATTGATTTACTGATGTATGTTTATAAGAAAGAGATGAAGAATCTTGGTGGATACTTGGTTGATACACATTGG ATTGAGGACAAGAAAGGCAGATATATAAAATTGAAAAGGGTCGAGAAATTTATACTTTCAGTGGGTGAGTATGAagaaaaaatattcaagaaaagaTTAGAAATCAAGGAAAGAAAGCTCAGGAGGATCCAATCAGAACTTTTGAATGCT CAGGATACTGAAGATGATGGATCTATTGAAGCAAATTTGTGGAGCAGCTTAGGAAATACTGATAATGCATTTCAGGATAGAAAAGTGTCGGAGATTGTGGATTCTACAAGTGGTTTAGATGAAAAAGATATATCTTTAACTGATTATTCTGAA GTTCtgaacaatacaaaagagtTAATGCAAGAGTTGAAAGATCGCATCCAGCACCAGTCAGATACATTCAGAAATGGTGGCGTTATTTCAGATAAG GTAAAACTGGGTGTTCAAGGATGGAAAAAGAGATACTATGAAGttaaattttctgcaaaaacaGATGAGGTGGAACAGAGACGTAGATCGTTG GTAGCGAAGTACACTGAAGGACTGTGTTGGGTCCTAAAGTACTACTTTTCTGGAGTTCCATCATGGACTTG GTTTTATCCATTTCATTATGGTCCATTTGCTTCGGACCTAAAAGGCCTTACTCAAGTGAATGTGAAATTTCAAAAAGGTCTACCTCTGAAACCTTTTGATCAGCTCTTGGCTGTCCTCCCTCCAAAAAG TTGCCACGCTCTTCCTGAAGCATACAAGAGACTTATGGTTGATGCAGATTCAAGTATTCTTGAATTTTATCCAGCCC GTTTTGAGACGGATGCAGATGGAAAGCGCTTCATGTGGCAG gCTATATGCAAGTTACCATTCATTCAAGAAGACCGCCTCCTAGTAGAGACTAAAAAGGCTGAAACAGAATTAAAG GACCATGAGAAAGAGAGGAATGCTGAGACTGCTGATCAATTGTTCATAGGGAGTTCTAGTGGTTTGGGTGAACAAATTAGTTCAGTCTACAAAAATTGCACATCTTTCATGCCGAATGATTATATCAAGATCAATGACATGTTGAA GTTTCTCCATTGTGCCTAA
- the LOC113741824 gene encoding 5'-3' exoribonuclease 3-like isoform X1, which translates to MGVPSFFRWLVQKYPKIVSDANSDENHHGLEFDNLYLDMNGIIHPCFHPEDMLFPPSTFEDVFSNIYDYIDQLFNIVKPRKLLYMAIDGVAPRAKMNQQRARRFRTAKDNEAAEEVETKLRKKFEREGKKVLPREESELSDSNIITPGTEFMYLLSKKLQNYIKRRMTNDSRWSKIKVILSDANVPSEGEHKIMSFIRAQRSSEGYDPNTQHCLYGLDADLIMLALATHEVHFSILREDVLVQEEILNGVSELERSAHKAESYSGKCRGWFKQVVDKSESLPKPASCHIEVVSASEKSDSCSEASKKLNRRLPVMKKPFQYLHIWLLREYLHIDLNISDPPENLNIDLERIIDDFIFICFFTGNDFLPHMPTLEIHEGAIDLLMYVYKKEMKNLGGYLVDTHWIEDKKGRYIKLKRVEKFILSVGEYEEKIFKKRLEIKERKLRRIQSELLNAQDTEDDGSIEANLWSSLGNTDNAFQDRKVSEIVDSTSGLDEKDISLTDYSEVLNNTKELMQELKDRIQHQSDTFRNGGVISDKVKLGVQGWKKRYYEVKFSAKTDEVEQRRRSLVAKYTEGLCWVLKYYFSGVPSWTWFYPFHYGPFASDLKGLTQVNVKFQKGLPLKPFDQLLAVLPPKSCHALPEAYKRLMVDADSSILEFYPARFETDADGKRFMWQAICKLPFIQEDRLLVETKKAETELKDHEKERNAETADQLFIGSSSGLGEQISSVYKNCTSFMPNDYIKINDMLNDGLSGFMHLCEADQDVFCAFYKLPSDYVPKRHLAEGVNIPEESISEADIVKRELWHEYNGSAPNRALVNRNHVQKSSLKNKEPAVISKFAGTGWSVGRGKLNNSTTQTGPVPALKSYAHCVGNRSFLSSSTSTSASGHNWRLQKQSNTSASDNSWSRWQNTDKDSWQSSSTSNASPAWRQSQPFSCASPGQQVHGRGQYLHKSSNSCASPQQQVHGRGQYFHKSSNSSASPRQQVHGRGQYVDKSSHSAWNTGSRYGRNNSERW; encoded by the exons ATGGGAGTTCCATCATTTTTCCGATGGTTAGTTCAAAAATATCCAAAGATAGTATCTGATGCTAATTCAGATGAAAATCACCATGGCTTAGAGTTCGATAATCTTTACCTTGACATGAATGGAATCATTCATCCCTGTTTCCATCCAGAAGATATG TTGTTTCCTCCTAGTACATTTGAAGATGTGTTCTCCAACATCTACGACTATATCGACCAACTCTTCAACATCGTTAAACCCCGTAAACTTTTGTACATGGCCATAG ATGGGGTGGCTCCCCGAGCCAAGATGAATCAACAAAGAGCAAGACGGTTTCGAACCGCAAAGGATAATGAAGCTGCT GAAGAGGTGGAAACGAAGCTGAGGAAAAAATTtgaaagggaaggcaagaagGTTTTGCCTAGAGAAGAATCAGAATTGTCTGATTCCAATATTATCACTCCAGGCACAGAATTTATGTACTTATTGTCTAAGAAACTGCAAAACTATATTAAGCGCCGGATGACTAATGATTCGCgctggagcaaaatcaag GTGATTCTCTCGGATGCAAATGTTCCTAGCGAAGGGGAACATAAGATAATGTCTTTCATTCGTGCTCAGCGCAGCAGTGAAGGTTATGATCCGAATACCCAGCATTGTCTATATGGCCTG GACGCTGATTTAATCATGCTTGCTTTGGCAACGCATGAGGTGCATTTTTCGATATTGAGAGAG GATGTTCTTGTTCAGGAGGAAATATTAAATGGAGTGTCAGAACTTGAACGTAGTGCCCACAAAGCAGAATCATATTCAGGAAAGTGTAGGGGATGGTTTAAGCAG GTTGTAGACAAGTCAGAATCACTGCCAAAGCCCGCTTCCTGCCACATTGAGGTAGTATCAGCGTCAGAGAAATCAGACAGTTGCAGTGAAGCGAGCAAAAAATTAAATAGAAGATTGCCTGTGATGAAAAAACCTTTTCAG TATTTGCATATCTGGCTCCTCAGGGAGTACCTGCATATCGATCTGAACATAAGCGATCCTCCTGAGAATCTGAACATAGATTTGGAGCGTATAATTGATGACTTCATATTCATCTGTTTCTTCACTGGCAATGACTTCTTACCCCACATGCCCACTCTAGAAATCCATGAG GGTGCAATTGATTTACTGATGTATGTTTATAAGAAAGAGATGAAGAATCTTGGTGGATACTTGGTTGATACACATTGG ATTGAGGACAAGAAAGGCAGATATATAAAATTGAAAAGGGTCGAGAAATTTATACTTTCAGTGGGTGAGTATGAagaaaaaatattcaagaaaagaTTAGAAATCAAGGAAAGAAAGCTCAGGAGGATCCAATCAGAACTTTTGAATGCT CAGGATACTGAAGATGATGGATCTATTGAAGCAAATTTGTGGAGCAGCTTAGGAAATACTGATAATGCATTTCAGGATAGAAAAGTGTCGGAGATTGTGGATTCTACAAGTGGTTTAGATGAAAAAGATATATCTTTAACTGATTATTCTGAA GTTCtgaacaatacaaaagagtTAATGCAAGAGTTGAAAGATCGCATCCAGCACCAGTCAGATACATTCAGAAATGGTGGCGTTATTTCAGATAAG GTAAAACTGGGTGTTCAAGGATGGAAAAAGAGATACTATGAAGttaaattttctgcaaaaacaGATGAGGTGGAACAGAGACGTAGATCGTTG GTAGCGAAGTACACTGAAGGACTGTGTTGGGTCCTAAAGTACTACTTTTCTGGAGTTCCATCATGGACTTG GTTTTATCCATTTCATTATGGTCCATTTGCTTCGGACCTAAAAGGCCTTACTCAAGTGAATGTGAAATTTCAAAAAGGTCTACCTCTGAAACCTTTTGATCAGCTCTTGGCTGTCCTCCCTCCAAAAAG TTGCCACGCTCTTCCTGAAGCATACAAGAGACTTATGGTTGATGCAGATTCAAGTATTCTTGAATTTTATCCAGCCC GTTTTGAGACGGATGCAGATGGAAAGCGCTTCATGTGGCAG gCTATATGCAAGTTACCATTCATTCAAGAAGACCGCCTCCTAGTAGAGACTAAAAAGGCTGAAACAGAATTAAAG GACCATGAGAAAGAGAGGAATGCTGAGACTGCTGATCAATTGTTCATAGGGAGTTCTAGTGGTTTGGGTGAACAAATTAGTTCAGTCTACAAAAATTGCACATCTTTCATGCCGAATGATTATATCAAGATCAATGACATGTTGAA CGATGGACTGAGTGGGTTCATGCATCTTTGTGAAGCAGATCAAGATGTCTT CTGTGCATTCTACAAGCTTCCTTCGGACTATGTGCCTAAACGGCATCTTGCGGAAGGAGTAAATATTCCAGAGGAG TCAATATCTGAAGCAGATATAGTGAAGAGAGAGCTTTGGCATGAATACAATGGCAGCGCTCCCAACAGAGCATTGGTGAATAGGAACCATGTTCAGAAATCTAGCCTAAAGAACAAAGAACCTGCAGTCATCAGCAAATTTGCTGGCACTGGATGGAGTGTTGGTAGAGGAAAACTTAACAACTCTACTACTCAAACAGGGCCAGTTCCAGCTTTGAAGTCATATGCTCATTGTGTAGGAAACCGTTCCTTTCTATCATCAAGTACCTCAACTTCTGCTAGCGGTCATAACTGGAGGCTTCAAAAACAATCAAATACTTCTGCATCAGATAATAGCTGGAGCAGATGGCAAAATACGGACAAGGACTCGTGGCAGTCTAGTTCTACAAGTAATGCAAGTCCTGCTTGGAGGCAGAGCCAGCCATTTTCTTGTGCATCCCCTGGGCAGCAGGTTCATGGGAGAGGCCAATATCTTCACAAATCTTCTAATTCTTGTGCATCCCCGCAGCAACAGGTTCATGGGAGAGGCCAATATTTTCACAAGTCTTCTAATTCTTCTGCATCCCCTCGGCAACAGGTTCATGGGAGAGGCCAATATGTTGACAAATCTTCTCATAGTGCTTGGAACACTGGAAGCAGATACGGAAGGAACAATAGTGAACGGTGGTAG
- the LOC113741824 gene encoding 5'-3' exoribonuclease 3-like isoform X3, giving the protein MGVPSFFRWLVQKYPKIVSDANSDENHHGLEFDNLYLDMNGIIHPCFHPEDMEEVETKLRKKFEREGKKVLPREESELSDSNIITPGTEFMYLLSKKLQNYIKRRMTNDSRWSKIKVILSDANVPSEGEHKIMSFIRAQRSSEGYDPNTQHCLYGLDADLIMLALATHEVHFSILREDVLVQEEILNGVSELERSAHKAESYSGKCRGWFKQVVDKSESLPKPASCHIEVVSASEKSDSCSEASKKLNRRLPVMKKPFQYLHIWLLREYLHIDLNISDPPENLNIDLERIIDDFIFICFFTGNDFLPHMPTLEIHEGAIDLLMYVYKKEMKNLGGYLVDTHWIEDKKGRYIKLKRVEKFILSVGEYEEKIFKKRLEIKERKLRRIQSELLNAQDTEDDGSIEANLWSSLGNTDNAFQDRKVSEIVDSTSGLDEKDISLTDYSEVLNNTKELMQELKDRIQHQSDTFRNGGVISDKVKLGVQGWKKRYYEVKFSAKTDEVEQRRRSLVAKYTEGLCWVLKYYFSGVPSWTWFYPFHYGPFASDLKGLTQVNVKFQKGLPLKPFDQLLAVLPPKSCHALPEAYKRLMVDADSSILEFYPARFETDADGKRFMWQAICKLPFIQEDRLLVETKKAETELKDHEKERNAETADQLFIGSSSGLGEQISSVYKNCTSFMPNDYIKINDMLNDGLSGFMHLCEADQDVFCAFYKLPSDYVPKRHLAEGVNIPEESISEADIVKRELWHEYNGSAPNRALVNRNHVQKSSLKNKEPAVISKFAGTGWSVGRGKLNNSTTQTGPVPALKSYAHCVGNRSFLSSSTSTSASGHNWRLQKQSNTSASDNSWSRWQNTDKDSWQSSSTSNASPAWRQSQPFSCASPGQQVHGRGQYLHKSSNSCASPQQQVHGRGQYFHKSSNSSASPRQQVHGRGQYVDKSSHSAWNTGSRYGRNNSERW; this is encoded by the exons ATGGGAGTTCCATCATTTTTCCGATGGTTAGTTCAAAAATATCCAAAGATAGTATCTGATGCTAATTCAGATGAAAATCACCATGGCTTAGAGTTCGATAATCTTTACCTTGACATGAATGGAATCATTCATCCCTGTTTCCATCCAGAAGATATG GAAGAGGTGGAAACGAAGCTGAGGAAAAAATTtgaaagggaaggcaagaagGTTTTGCCTAGAGAAGAATCAGAATTGTCTGATTCCAATATTATCACTCCAGGCACAGAATTTATGTACTTATTGTCTAAGAAACTGCAAAACTATATTAAGCGCCGGATGACTAATGATTCGCgctggagcaaaatcaag GTGATTCTCTCGGATGCAAATGTTCCTAGCGAAGGGGAACATAAGATAATGTCTTTCATTCGTGCTCAGCGCAGCAGTGAAGGTTATGATCCGAATACCCAGCATTGTCTATATGGCCTG GACGCTGATTTAATCATGCTTGCTTTGGCAACGCATGAGGTGCATTTTTCGATATTGAGAGAG GATGTTCTTGTTCAGGAGGAAATATTAAATGGAGTGTCAGAACTTGAACGTAGTGCCCACAAAGCAGAATCATATTCAGGAAAGTGTAGGGGATGGTTTAAGCAG GTTGTAGACAAGTCAGAATCACTGCCAAAGCCCGCTTCCTGCCACATTGAGGTAGTATCAGCGTCAGAGAAATCAGACAGTTGCAGTGAAGCGAGCAAAAAATTAAATAGAAGATTGCCTGTGATGAAAAAACCTTTTCAG TATTTGCATATCTGGCTCCTCAGGGAGTACCTGCATATCGATCTGAACATAAGCGATCCTCCTGAGAATCTGAACATAGATTTGGAGCGTATAATTGATGACTTCATATTCATCTGTTTCTTCACTGGCAATGACTTCTTACCCCACATGCCCACTCTAGAAATCCATGAG GGTGCAATTGATTTACTGATGTATGTTTATAAGAAAGAGATGAAGAATCTTGGTGGATACTTGGTTGATACACATTGG ATTGAGGACAAGAAAGGCAGATATATAAAATTGAAAAGGGTCGAGAAATTTATACTTTCAGTGGGTGAGTATGAagaaaaaatattcaagaaaagaTTAGAAATCAAGGAAAGAAAGCTCAGGAGGATCCAATCAGAACTTTTGAATGCT CAGGATACTGAAGATGATGGATCTATTGAAGCAAATTTGTGGAGCAGCTTAGGAAATACTGATAATGCATTTCAGGATAGAAAAGTGTCGGAGATTGTGGATTCTACAAGTGGTTTAGATGAAAAAGATATATCTTTAACTGATTATTCTGAA GTTCtgaacaatacaaaagagtTAATGCAAGAGTTGAAAGATCGCATCCAGCACCAGTCAGATACATTCAGAAATGGTGGCGTTATTTCAGATAAG GTAAAACTGGGTGTTCAAGGATGGAAAAAGAGATACTATGAAGttaaattttctgcaaaaacaGATGAGGTGGAACAGAGACGTAGATCGTTG GTAGCGAAGTACACTGAAGGACTGTGTTGGGTCCTAAAGTACTACTTTTCTGGAGTTCCATCATGGACTTG GTTTTATCCATTTCATTATGGTCCATTTGCTTCGGACCTAAAAGGCCTTACTCAAGTGAATGTGAAATTTCAAAAAGGTCTACCTCTGAAACCTTTTGATCAGCTCTTGGCTGTCCTCCCTCCAAAAAG TTGCCACGCTCTTCCTGAAGCATACAAGAGACTTATGGTTGATGCAGATTCAAGTATTCTTGAATTTTATCCAGCCC GTTTTGAGACGGATGCAGATGGAAAGCGCTTCATGTGGCAG gCTATATGCAAGTTACCATTCATTCAAGAAGACCGCCTCCTAGTAGAGACTAAAAAGGCTGAAACAGAATTAAAG GACCATGAGAAAGAGAGGAATGCTGAGACTGCTGATCAATTGTTCATAGGGAGTTCTAGTGGTTTGGGTGAACAAATTAGTTCAGTCTACAAAAATTGCACATCTTTCATGCCGAATGATTATATCAAGATCAATGACATGTTGAA CGATGGACTGAGTGGGTTCATGCATCTTTGTGAAGCAGATCAAGATGTCTT CTGTGCATTCTACAAGCTTCCTTCGGACTATGTGCCTAAACGGCATCTTGCGGAAGGAGTAAATATTCCAGAGGAG TCAATATCTGAAGCAGATATAGTGAAGAGAGAGCTTTGGCATGAATACAATGGCAGCGCTCCCAACAGAGCATTGGTGAATAGGAACCATGTTCAGAAATCTAGCCTAAAGAACAAAGAACCTGCAGTCATCAGCAAATTTGCTGGCACTGGATGGAGTGTTGGTAGAGGAAAACTTAACAACTCTACTACTCAAACAGGGCCAGTTCCAGCTTTGAAGTCATATGCTCATTGTGTAGGAAACCGTTCCTTTCTATCATCAAGTACCTCAACTTCTGCTAGCGGTCATAACTGGAGGCTTCAAAAACAATCAAATACTTCTGCATCAGATAATAGCTGGAGCAGATGGCAAAATACGGACAAGGACTCGTGGCAGTCTAGTTCTACAAGTAATGCAAGTCCTGCTTGGAGGCAGAGCCAGCCATTTTCTTGTGCATCCCCTGGGCAGCAGGTTCATGGGAGAGGCCAATATCTTCACAAATCTTCTAATTCTTGTGCATCCCCGCAGCAACAGGTTCATGGGAGAGGCCAATATTTTCACAAGTCTTCTAATTCTTCTGCATCCCCTCGGCAACAGGTTCATGGGAGAGGCCAATATGTTGACAAATCTTCTCATAGTGCTTGGAACACTGGAAGCAGATACGGAAGGAACAATAGTGAACGGTGGTAG
- the LOC113741824 gene encoding 5'-3' exoribonuclease 3-like isoform X5, with protein MGVPSFFRWLVQKYPKIVSDANSDENHHGLEFDNLYLDMNGIIHPCFHPEDMLFPPSTFEDVFSNIYDYIDQLFNIVKPRKLLYMAIDGVAPRAKMNQQRARRFRTAKDNEAAEEVETKLRKKFEREGKKVLPREESELSDSNIITPGTEFMYLLSKKLQNYIKRRMTNDSRWSKIKVILSDANVPSEGEHKIMSFIRAQRSSEGYDPNTQHCLYGLDADLIMLALATHEVHFSILREDVLVQEEILNGVSELERSAHKAESYSGKCRGWFKQVVDKSESLPKPASCHIEVVSASEKSDSCSEASKKLNRRLPVMKKPFQYLHIWLLREYLHIDLNISDPPENLNIDLERIIDDFIFICFFTGNDFLPHMPTLEIHEGAIDLLMYVYKKEMKNLGGYLVDTHWIEDKKGRYIKLKRVEKFILSVGEYEEKIFKKRLEIKERKLRRIQSELLNAQDTEDDGSIEANLWSSLGNTDNAFQDRKVSEIVDSTSGLDEKDISLTDYSEVLNNTKELMQELKDRIQHQSDTFRNGGVISDKVKLGVQGWKKRYYEVKFSAKTDEVEQRRRSLVAKYTEGLCWVLKYYFSGVPSWTWFYPFHYGPFASDLKGLTQVNVKFQKGLPLKPFDQLLAVLPPKSCHALPEAYKRLMVDADSSILEFYPARFETDADGKRFMWQAICKLPFIQEDRLLVETKKAETELKDHEKERNAETADQLFIGSSSGLGEQISSVYKNCTSFMPNDYIKINDMLKSRCLVSNRRSLSILRSFPVG; from the exons ATGGGAGTTCCATCATTTTTCCGATGGTTAGTTCAAAAATATCCAAAGATAGTATCTGATGCTAATTCAGATGAAAATCACCATGGCTTAGAGTTCGATAATCTTTACCTTGACATGAATGGAATCATTCATCCCTGTTTCCATCCAGAAGATATG TTGTTTCCTCCTAGTACATTTGAAGATGTGTTCTCCAACATCTACGACTATATCGACCAACTCTTCAACATCGTTAAACCCCGTAAACTTTTGTACATGGCCATAG ATGGGGTGGCTCCCCGAGCCAAGATGAATCAACAAAGAGCAAGACGGTTTCGAACCGCAAAGGATAATGAAGCTGCT GAAGAGGTGGAAACGAAGCTGAGGAAAAAATTtgaaagggaaggcaagaagGTTTTGCCTAGAGAAGAATCAGAATTGTCTGATTCCAATATTATCACTCCAGGCACAGAATTTATGTACTTATTGTCTAAGAAACTGCAAAACTATATTAAGCGCCGGATGACTAATGATTCGCgctggagcaaaatcaag GTGATTCTCTCGGATGCAAATGTTCCTAGCGAAGGGGAACATAAGATAATGTCTTTCATTCGTGCTCAGCGCAGCAGTGAAGGTTATGATCCGAATACCCAGCATTGTCTATATGGCCTG GACGCTGATTTAATCATGCTTGCTTTGGCAACGCATGAGGTGCATTTTTCGATATTGAGAGAG GATGTTCTTGTTCAGGAGGAAATATTAAATGGAGTGTCAGAACTTGAACGTAGTGCCCACAAAGCAGAATCATATTCAGGAAAGTGTAGGGGATGGTTTAAGCAG GTTGTAGACAAGTCAGAATCACTGCCAAAGCCCGCTTCCTGCCACATTGAGGTAGTATCAGCGTCAGAGAAATCAGACAGTTGCAGTGAAGCGAGCAAAAAATTAAATAGAAGATTGCCTGTGATGAAAAAACCTTTTCAG TATTTGCATATCTGGCTCCTCAGGGAGTACCTGCATATCGATCTGAACATAAGCGATCCTCCTGAGAATCTGAACATAGATTTGGAGCGTATAATTGATGACTTCATATTCATCTGTTTCTTCACTGGCAATGACTTCTTACCCCACATGCCCACTCTAGAAATCCATGAG GGTGCAATTGATTTACTGATGTATGTTTATAAGAAAGAGATGAAGAATCTTGGTGGATACTTGGTTGATACACATTGG ATTGAGGACAAGAAAGGCAGATATATAAAATTGAAAAGGGTCGAGAAATTTATACTTTCAGTGGGTGAGTATGAagaaaaaatattcaagaaaagaTTAGAAATCAAGGAAAGAAAGCTCAGGAGGATCCAATCAGAACTTTTGAATGCT CAGGATACTGAAGATGATGGATCTATTGAAGCAAATTTGTGGAGCAGCTTAGGAAATACTGATAATGCATTTCAGGATAGAAAAGTGTCGGAGATTGTGGATTCTACAAGTGGTTTAGATGAAAAAGATATATCTTTAACTGATTATTCTGAA GTTCtgaacaatacaaaagagtTAATGCAAGAGTTGAAAGATCGCATCCAGCACCAGTCAGATACATTCAGAAATGGTGGCGTTATTTCAGATAAG GTAAAACTGGGTGTTCAAGGATGGAAAAAGAGATACTATGAAGttaaattttctgcaaaaacaGATGAGGTGGAACAGAGACGTAGATCGTTG GTAGCGAAGTACACTGAAGGACTGTGTTGGGTCCTAAAGTACTACTTTTCTGGAGTTCCATCATGGACTTG GTTTTATCCATTTCATTATGGTCCATTTGCTTCGGACCTAAAAGGCCTTACTCAAGTGAATGTGAAATTTCAAAAAGGTCTACCTCTGAAACCTTTTGATCAGCTCTTGGCTGTCCTCCCTCCAAAAAG TTGCCACGCTCTTCCTGAAGCATACAAGAGACTTATGGTTGATGCAGATTCAAGTATTCTTGAATTTTATCCAGCCC GTTTTGAGACGGATGCAGATGGAAAGCGCTTCATGTGGCAG gCTATATGCAAGTTACCATTCATTCAAGAAGACCGCCTCCTAGTAGAGACTAAAAAGGCTGAAACAGAATTAAAG GACCATGAGAAAGAGAGGAATGCTGAGACTGCTGATCAATTGTTCATAGGGAGTTCTAGTGGTTTGGGTGAACAAATTAGTTCAGTCTACAAAAATTGCACATCTTTCATGCCGAATGATTATATCAAGATCAATGACATGTTGAA ATCAAGATGTCTTGTAAGCAATCGCCGATCTCTGTCAATCTTGAGAAGTTTTCCCGTTGGATAG